One segment of Lytechinus variegatus isolate NC3 chromosome 13, Lvar_3.0, whole genome shotgun sequence DNA contains the following:
- the LOC121426732 gene encoding sodium-coupled monocarboxylate transporter 1-like has product MESKKISKLFTPGDYAVCITMLVLSLVIGLVAAYVERRHRGRHRITSERFLLGSRRLNVIPVSMSMTIPFAAAINILGTPVDVYMYNTMFWWICLAYIIGGAIVCRMFVPLYFNIGVVSAFEYLELRFNKTVRVFCSLLFIVQMMVYLGIVLYVPSLVIQTVTGFNLWASHTIILVVALGFTTVGGMRAIVWSDVHQTIIILLGLIAAVVMGTNQVGGLGEVMRIARESDRFKLAVVSFDPTVRHTVWSVVVGMTVIVVGTMGTNQVIVQKYISLQSQTQAKMAIMLSSLFKVVVVSLCVLLGLVVYAAYSLCDPYSVGQISHIDQLTPFFVMDLFSSKPGLPGLFVSAILAASISSLSSGLASLSAVTGEDVLKAFWPNISLNKYSWILRILLEVTLLYGIISLGFAALASSLQQSILPLTISLFGVVGGIVLGIFTLGVFFHRSSSQGTMVGAVLGLIVVVWLKLGSTVSSSGSLGEVNHLLVGGCKYINATTIADDISATTATTVLLTTVAPQRRRFLAGLYRLSYQYYAPLGLVVTVALGMIASAVSGFGDPASVDPGLKLYVVDSLLCCLPVCLKDLVRRDGQHKEYKYPHGIDEKPNENDKETSDHEASELQSDIREEPTENSHEDYETTTWL; this is encoded by the exons atggagagcaaaaaaatatcaaaactctTCACTCCCGGGGACTACGCGGTCTGTATCACCATGCTCGTCTTGTCGCTCGTCATCGGACTCGTTGCTGCCTACGTCGAACGCCGTCATCGTGGCCGACATCGGATAACCTCCGAACGTTTCCTTCTTGGCAGTCGACGTTTAAACGTCATACCCGTATCGATGTCAATGACGATCCCGTTCGCAGCAGCGATTAATATCCTTGGGACCCCGGTTGATGTGTATATGTATAATACCATGTTTTGGTGGATATGTTTGGCTTATATAATCGGTGGTGCCATTGTTTGTCGGATGTTTGTGCCCTTGTATTTCAACATTGGCGTTGTTAGCGCTTTTGAG TATTTAGAGCTTCGATTCAACAAGACTGTGAGAGTGTTCTGCAGTCTGCTATTTATTGTACAGATG atGGTATATCTCGGTATTGTGTTATATGTACCATCATTAGTTATTCAAACTG TGACAGGCTTCAATTTGTGGGCGAGTCACACCATAATCCTAGTCGTTGCTCTTGGTTTTACAACGGTG GGAGGAATGAGAGCGATCGTTTGGTCAGATGTTCATCAGACCATCATCATTCTACTAGGTCTCATTGCTGCCGTTGTCATGGGAACGAACCAGGTCGGAGGACTGGGAGAGGTGATGCGAATAGCACGAGAGAGCGATCGTTTCAAGCTAGCGGT GGTTAGTTTTGATCCGACTGTCCGTCATACAGTATGGTCAGTAGTAGTCGGCATGACTGTCATTGTAGTAGGTACAATGGGAACCAATCAAGTCATCGTGCAGAAGTACATAAGTCTACAATCACAAACACAGGCAAAAAT GGCCATCATGTTATCATCACTTTTCAAGGTGGTGGTCGTGTCACTCTGTGTATTACTAGGCCTAGTAGTCTATGCTGCTTATAGCCTCTGCGATCCTTACTCTGTTGGACAGATCTCGCATATTGACCAA CTGACGCCCTTCTTTGTGATGGATCTGTTTTCATCTAAACCTGGACTTCCTGGTTTATTCGTTTCAGCAATATTGGCTGCATCCATCAG CTCGCTCTCTTCAGGTCTAGCCTCTTTGTCGGCGGTAACAGGAGAAGACGTTCTTAAAGCATTCTGGCCAAATATTAGTCTCAATAAATACAGCTGGATTCTACGCATTCTCCTCGAAGTAA CATTGCTTTATGGAATTATATCACTTGGATTTGCTGCACTTGCGAGTAGCTTACAGCAGAGTATTTTACCC ctaactatttctttgtttggaGTTGTAGGCGGAATTGTATTAGGGATATTCACACTAGGAGTATTCTTTCATCGGAGTTCGTCTCAG GGAACCATGGTCGGAGCCGTGCTGGGCCTAATTGTCGTCGTGTGGTTGAAGCTCGGATCCACAGTCTCATCGTCAGGATCGCTTGGGGAAGTTAACCACCTGCTCGTTGGCGGGTGCAAGTACATAAATGCAACAACTATAGCGGACGACATCTCGGCGACGACCGCAACCACTGTATTGCTCACAACCGTCGCCCCGCAAAGACG GAGGTTTCTGGCAGGCTTGTATCGTTTATCCTACCAATATTATGCACCATTAGGACTGGTCGTCACAGTAGCCCTGGGCATGATTGCAAGTGCCGTTTCTG GATTCGGAGATCCGGCCTCTGTGGATCCTGGTCTTAAGCTGTATGTTGTAGACTCATTGCTGTGCTGTTTACCCGTATGTTTGAAGGATCTAGTACGAAGAGATGGTCAGCATAAGGAGTATAAATATCCACACggc ATCGATGAAAAACCCAACGAGAACGACAAGGAGACATCGGATCATGAGGCATCCGAATTGCAGTCAGATATCCGAGAAGAACCGACTGAAAATTCACACGAGGATTATGAAACCACGACGTGGTTGTGA
- the LOC121426514 gene encoding sodium-coupled monocarboxylate transporter 1-like produces the protein METARHFAIWDYVIFGVMLLFSAAIGIYFAFSGGRQRTAEEFFLGDRKMGMIPVAMSVVVSFVSAISVIGTPGEIYMYDTMFAWSLVSYAVSNCLIIRLFLPIFFRLRITSVYQYLEMRFNRTVKTACTIIFSIQTVLYMGIAMYTPALAINAVTGMDLWACVVSTGVICIFYTSVGGMKAVLWTDTLQTVIILLGVIAVIVKGSIDVGGVGEVFRIGHQGGRIKLDQFSVDPRIRYSVWSMMLGMLTTNIGTGVNQTVIQRLFSCGSRRRAAQALILATIIKFFTVGLCIFSGVVMYAYYVDCDPYTQGLVKSQDQIMPLMVMDLLGDMPGLPGLFLSAVVSASISTLSSGVNSLAAISGEDGVKVFWPNISERNYARVIKSLAVLYGVVSIGFAFIASKLGQGVLELCLSLIGITSGSIIGVFLLGIYMHRSNAKGALTGLFTSVLFVGWIKVGSILYPSSRGKNFLSVEGCPVPNITESMVTGEPVTMITTQNTDAFSMQEDKPESRPGIADLYAISFLYYSIIGLIVCTVVGGIASKITGFTDPNTIDPRLKNNLTDALFWWLPESMKTRMRCGIEKVIYDDEDDTDEVKDSADFSGTKGKMNEIYADEKSMGSVQGDGKHSEKICTPV, from the exons ATGGAAACCGCACGTCACTTTGCAATATGGGATTATGTCATCTTCGGGGTGATGCTACTCTTCTCGGCAGCGATCGGCATCTATTTCGCCTTTTCCGGTGGACGCCAGCGTACGGCCGAAGAGTTCTTTCTAGGAGATCGGAAAATGGGCATGATACCAGTTGCGATGTCGGTCGTTGTCAGTTTCGTGTCTGCCATATCGGTCATTGGAACTCCAGGcgagatctacatgtatgacactATGTTTGCTTGGTCACTGGTGTCATACGCGGTTTCAAACTGCCTCATCATACGCCTCTTTCTTCCAATTTTCTTTCGTTTACGCATTACCAGTGTTTACCAG TATCTCGAGATGAGGTTCAATCGAACAGTAAAAACTGCCTGCACAATTATATTCTCCATCCAAACA GTACTCTACATGGGAATTGCAATGTACACACCCGCACTCGCGATCAATGCAG TTACTGGAATGGATCTGTGGGCTTGCGTTGTTTCTActggtgtcatctgcatatTCTACACCTCAGTG GGCGGCATGAAGGCCGTGTTGTGGACCGACACACTACAGACGGTTATCATCCTGCTCGGCGTGATCGCCGTCATCGTCAAAGGATCAATCGACGTCGGTGGCGTAGGGGAAGTCTTCCGCATTGGTCATCAAGGAGGAAGGATCAAGCTTGATCA GTTTAGTGTCGACCCACGAATCCGCTACTCAGTGTGGAGTATGATGTTGGGGATGTTAACAACGAATATTGGGACAGGTGTGAACCAAACTGTTATCCAGAGACTCTTTTCATGTGGATCGAGAAGGAGGGCTGCACA GGCGCTTATACTTGCTACCATCATCAAATTCTTTACTGTGGGACTTTGCATCTTCTCTGGTGTAGTTATGTACGCGTACTACGTAGACTGTGACCCCTACACACAAGGACTCGTGAAGTCACAGGATCAG ATCATGCCATTGATGGTTATGGATTTGCTTGGTGATATGCCTGGCCTCCCTGGACTCTTCCTTTCAGCTGTCGTCAGTGCTTCCATCAG CACATTGTCTTCTGGCGTGAACTCATTGGCAGCTATATCCGGCGAGGATGGCGTGAAGGTCTTCTGGCCTAACATCAGCGAGAGGAATTACGCCAGGGTTATCAAATCCCTCG CTGTACTGTACGGTGTTGTGAGTATTGGATTCGCCTTCATTGCAAGTAAATTAGGACAGGGTGTATTAGAG CTGTGTCTTTCGCTCATCGGTATCACATCTGGTTCAATAATTGGAGTATTCTTACTGGGTATTTACATGCACCGAAGCAACGCAAAG GGCGCACTCACGGGTCTCTTTACTAGCGTGCTTTTCGTCGGTTGGATAAAGGTCGGTTCCATACTTTATCCGTCATCTCGAGGAAAGAATTTCCTCTCCGTAGAAGGTTGTCCGGTCCCAAATATAACCGAGTCAATGGTAACCGGCGAACCGGTTACCATGATTACAACACAGAATACAGACGCGTTTTCAATGCAAGAGGATAAACCAGAATCAAG GCCCGGCATAGCCGATTTGTACGCTATATCGTTTCTATACTATTCCATCATTGGCCTAATCGTCTGCACTGTTGTAGGAGGTATAGCAAGCAAGATCACAG GTTTCACTGACCCAAATACCATCGACCCAAGACTAAAGAACAACTTGACAGACGCCCTCTTTTGGTGGTTACCAGAATCAATGAAAACTAGGATGCGATGTGGAATTGAGAAAGTCATTTATGAT GACGAAGATGATACTGACGAAGTCAAGGATAGTGCTGACTTCAGCGGCAcaaaggggaaaatgaatgaaatatacgCCGACGAGAAGAGCATGGGCTCCGTGCAAGGTGACGGCAAACACTCCGAGAAAATATGTACACCAGTTTAA